TGGACATCATCAAGGTCCGGCTGGCCAAGGGAGAGATCGACCAGGAAGCGTATCTGGCAATGAAGAAAATCCTGGAACAAGCATAAACCAACGGGCTTGGCCCACAACAAGAGCAAGGAGTTCACCATGTCCACGAATATCGCGCGTCGCCTGGCCATAGGCCTTGGCATCGCCCTCGTCGTCGGCTCCCTGACCTTCGCCGATGCCGGATCGGCCCGGGCGCAAGCCAATGACCGGACCAGCACCGCCACCCCGACGCTTGCTGCGGCCACCTACGGCCACATGGGCGGCTACGGTCCCATGGGCGGGCGCGGCATGGGGCCCGGGCACGGACGCGGCATGATGATGGGCGCTTCCTACGGCCAGCCCGGCCATATGGGCCAGGGCCAGTACCACGGCGGCTCCGGGCACGGCGGTTACGGCGGCCACAACGGCGGCTGCTGGTAACGGATCGGGAACAACCGGGTCGGTCCGCGCCTGCGGCCCGACCCGGCCGACAACCTTCACGCACACGGAGCATGACACATGGCTCGCATGAGTAAGACTTCGTTCCTGGCGGCCGCCGCCGTGCTCGGCCTGGCGCTTCTGGCCGGCGTCGAGGCCAAGGCCCAAGGCTTCGCCGGCTCCATCTCGGCCGGCGGGGACCACGGCATGATGTCGCGGACGTTCTCGACACCCACGCCCCCACCGACCGCCGGTTTCGGCATGATGTCCTGGCCGTCCGCGACGAGCGCCATTCCGGCCACCGGTCCCGCGCCGGCGGCCGGCTTCCAGGAAACGCACGACACCATGTGGGATTTCATGGAAGCCGTCTGGCACTAGCCAACGACAAGCCAACGCACTGAAATCAAAACATTATTACAATACGCTCACCCAAAGGAATTTCCCCATGAAGACGCGCATGCGCCTCGTTTCCCTGGCCCTGGCGGCCCTTCTCGGAATCGCCGGACTGGCCAAGGCTCCGCTCCGGCCTTCGGGCAACAGCCATGGCTCGCCCCTGCATCCAATTCCTTGAGCCGTCACGCAGGGCGGGCCTGGCTGCAACCAAAAGAAATCCCTCTTCGGCGAACGGTTCGATTTCGACGAGATGGCGCGGCCCCAGGCGTCCTGACCCTGAAAACGCTCCCTCGAAAAGGCATGCCCAGCATGAAAACGATGAAAATGAGCGCCAAACTCTCGGCGGCCTTCGGCGTCATGGCGTTGCTCTTTGTGTTCAATGGAACCCTCGGCTTCATCCTCCTTGGCAAAATCGACCGCACCGTCATGCGCTTCGTGGATGAATTGCTGCCCAATGCCCAGCATGCAGACAAGATGGGTGACAACCTTCTGCGCCTGCAGCAACGCATCAACACCCTGTCGACACAGCACGACGACAGCGCCTCGGTCGAAGGCGAAATCACCAAACTCCGGGAGGAGTTCGCATCCAGCGCAGCCCGATTGTCCGCGATGTTCGATAAGGCGGGCAACCAGGCCGGCTTGCGGCAGATGCGGGGCATCGAGGACGGCTACCGCTTCTTTGTCGAAGCCGGACTGGCGGCCGCACGCGCAAGCGACAACCGGAGTGCGGAACAAAACCATGCCGCCATGCTCAAGGTCGACTCGTTGCGGGAGGCCCTGGAAGAGCAGATCGGCACGCTCAAGGAAACCCAGGCCGCCCTGGCCCAGTCGGCCGGCACGGCCTCGGACGACCTCATCGACCTGATGCGCTGGACCATGGCGGCCACCGGCGGCGTCATCCTGCTGGCCAACGATGCCGCCGCCCGTCTGGCCGAGGACGCCCGGGAAAAGGCCCGCGACGGCGCGGCGGTGGTTTCGGATTCCGTGGCCGCCATCGGCGCGGTTCAGGAGCTGTCCGCAGCGCTCAAGCAGAGCCTGGCCAGCCTGGGCGGGCAAGCCGAGGCCATCGGCCGGATCATGGGCGTCATCTCCGACATCGCCGACCAGACCAACCTGCTGGCTTTAAACGCCGCCATCGAGGCGGCTCGGGCCGGCGAGGCCGGGCGCGGCTTCGCCGTGGTCGCCGACGAGGTCCGCAAGCTCGCCGAAAAAACCATGGCCGCCACCAAAGAGGTCGGACAGGCCGTGGAGCGCATCCAGTCGGGCGTGAGCACGAGCATAAGCGGCATGGAGGTGGACGCCGTGTCGCGCGAAACGGCCTCGGGCGTGGAAGGCTCGAAACAGGCCTCGGCCGCCCTGGCGGCCATGGCCCGCGATCTCAAGGAACTGGCCCAGGCGGGCGTCTCGGCCGCCGCTTAACGCAACCCACGTCACTTTGGAGGCATGATGTATCTGGCAGCGCACTTCGCCCTGCTCCTGGCCATGCTCGTCTCGCTTCTGGGCGGGGCCCTGGCCGGCTTGGAAGCCTGGAGCCGACAGCGGCGCAAACTCCCCTGGCTGGAGCGCGGCCAGGACGCGGCCGCGTTCCTGATGGCCTGCGCTTCGGCAGCGCTTCTGGGCGGCCTGCTCTCCCGGGACTTTTCCCTGGCCTATGTCGCGGACTATTCCGACAGCCTGCTGCCGCTTTTTTATACGGTCACCGCCTTCTGGGCCGGGCAGGCCGGCTCCCTGCTGTTCTGGGGCCTGATCCTGGCCCTGGCCGGGGCGATCTTTTCCCGCACCGCCCGCTACAAGGCCCTGGAACCGTCCACCCGGATTCTCTTCTGGCTCTTTTTCCTGACGCTCCAGGGCTTTTTCCTGGTGCTGCTGACCGGTCCCAGCAACCCCTTCGTCACGCTGGCCTCGCCGCCCGCCGACGGCAAGGGGCTCAACCCGCTGCTGCGCAACGTGGGCATGATCTTCCATCCGCCGCTGCTTTTTATCGGCTACGCCGGATTCGCCATCCCCGCCTGCCTGTCGCTCGCGGCCACGCTCTCCGGCGAAGGGCGCGCCTGGCTCGAGGCGGCCCGCAACTGGATTCTCGGCTCCTGGGCGTTTCTGACCGCCGGCATTCTCCTTGGCGGCTGGTGGTCGTACATGGAGCTCGGCTGGGGCGGCTACTGGGCCTGGGACCCGGTGGAAAACGCCTCGCTCATCCCCTGGTTCGCCGCCACGGCGCTGGTGCACACCGCCCTGCTGGAGCGGCGTTTCGGCCTGCTGCCCCGCACCAACGTCTGCCTGGCCTGCCTGACCCTCATCCTGTGCCTGTTCGCCACCTATCTGGTGCGCAGCGGCGTGGTCGAGTCGCTGCACGCCTTCGGCGACGGCGGCGTGGCCGGGCCGCTCTTGGTCGGCGTGTTGTTCGCCGCCTGCCTGACGTGCCTCGCGGCGGCCGTCCGCCCGAGCGGGACAGCTTCCGTGCTGCCGGGCCTCGCCAGTCGCCCGGGGCTCATGGTCGTGTCCGTCTGGCTGCTGCTCGCCCTCGGCCTGGTCGTGCTTCTGGGCACCATCTGGCCCTTGCTCAGCCAACTGTGGGCGGTCAACCCCAAGGGGGCCGAACAGGGCTTTTACAACACCGTTTGCCTGCCGCTTTTCACCCTCCTGACCGCGGTCATGGCCCTGGCCCCCTGGTTCGGCTGGACCGGCGGCCCCAGACGCCTGGACGTGCCGACGGGCCTGGTCATCCTCGGGTTGGCGGTGGTTGCCGCCGGCGCGTCCCTGGACATCAGACCGATCCTGGCGGTGGCCGGGATAGCCTCGGCGGCCATGGCCGGCCTGTCCGTGCTCCTGCTGCTCTTCCTGGCCCCCGGCTCCCTCGGCAGCCGCCGGTTTTGGTCCAGCCACGGCAGCCACCTCGGCCTGGCCGTCATCGTCCTTGGCGTGGCCGTGTCCGGCCCCTTCCAGCGCAGCGTCGAGAAGGCCCTTTCTCCCGGCGAGTCCTTCGACTTCAGCGGCTACCGCTTCACCTACGAAGGCTTTGGCGCGACCGACACGCCCGGCCAGGAGGTCACCCGCACCGAGGAAGCCCGGATCACGGTCAGCCGGGGCGGCAAGCCCGTGGGCCTGCTGACGCCCCAGCGCCTGACCTACCGCAACTACGACCATCCCCACACCGAGGTTTCGACGGTGCCCGGTCTTGGCGACGAACTGTACGCCACGGTCCACGATCTGGACGGCGAACGGCTCATGCCGCTCAAAGTGAGCGTCAATCCCCTGGTCAACTGGGTCTGGATCGGCAGCATCCTGGTCTGCCTGCTGCCGCTGTTGGCCTTTCGCCTCAACAACGGGCGGACAAGCCCGAAAGGCGGTGCGGCATGAAGCCCAAACGCGCGATCGTTGCCTGCGACCATCCCCTGCGCAAACCCATCCTGGCCCTCATGGCCACGGCCCTGGCCGCCCTGTTCCTGACCTCGCTTCTCGACCGCGCCATGGTCCAGGGGGCCAGGACGGCCAGGCCCCAGACCCAGGCCAAGGGCCCCATGGACGGCGTGCCGGCGCTCATGGCCAAGCTGCAGCAAAACCCCAAGGACGGGGAAACCCTCCTGCAGTTGGCCGACGCCTTCATGCGCGGCAAGGACTGGCCGCGGGCCGCGCACTTCTACGGCGAGGCCCTCAAGATCGATCCCGAAAACGTGGGGGCCTTGTTCCACCGCGCCATCGTCAACCTGGAGCAGCGGCGCTTCCCCGGGGCCATCGGGGATTTCCAGGCCGTGCTGGCCCTGAAACCCGGCCTGGCCGAAGCCCATTATTACATCGGCATGGTCAACAAGTACGAGCTCAAGGACCCGCAAGCGGCCAGGGAACACCTGGAAAAGGCGCTGACCCTCGCGCCCCAGGACAAGGAACTGGCCGCGGAGACGAAAAAGGAACTGGAAAACCTGCAACCGTGAAGCGACAGGAGGCATGATGGGGCAAGGAGCACGAAACCGTTCGCGCTTGTCCAGGGCCTTGCGGCGTTGCGTCGTCGGTCTGAGTCTGGCGGCGCTGGCCGTGGCCCTGTCCGCCCCGGCCGAGGCCGGAAAATCCGCCAAGGCCAGGAAACCGCACAAGCGCGTTTCCTCGGGCTTCGGCACGCGGAGTGATCCTTTGGGAAAATCCAAGAAATTCCACAAAGGCCTGGACCTCACCGGCCCGGCCGGCCTGCCCGTGCTTGCCTACCGGGAAGGGGTCGTGGTGTTCGCCGGCTGGAAAGGCGCCTATGGCCGCGTGGTGGACATCGACCACGGCAAGGGCGTCGCCTCGCGCTACGCCCACCTGCGGGCCCTCGCCGTCAAACGGGGGCAGCGCGTCGGGAAGGGCCACGTCGTCGGTCAGTTGGGGCGGACCGGACGCACCACGGGCAACAACCTGCACTTCGAGATGCGGGTCAACGGCAAGCCGGTCGACCCCGACAGCCACCTTACCGATGCCGGGGCCTTGCTGCGCAGGGGAATCCGGGGCGGCTAAACTACATGCGCTCTCCTGTTCGAAATTCTCACTCCACGCGGAGGGATTGATACCAGAGCTCTGGCGACGGCCTCATGTGCTCCTTTCAGGCGGAAAAGCAGGCCTATCATATCGTTATGGGGTTATCCTCGGGCGTACGGTTACAAGAAATTCCTTCTTTACATAACAAGAATTTTCCTCTAGCCAAGGAAGGAATTTCCGCTAGAGTCAAAGGCCGGAGGCAACCATGGAAAATTTCTCACTTCTGCTGGAGCGGTCCTTTGTGGAGCTTGTCGATAAACGGGCAGATGCCCGAGGCTGGAAAAAGGGCGAATTTGCCAAGATGGTCTGGCCGGAGGCTCCCGCCAAGGCAGCGGCGGCAAAATGGTCGGCCATGCGCGGAAAGGCGACGAACACGGGCAAACCGCAGGGCGTACTTGTTTCAGATGCGGAGCGCATGGCGGAAATCCTGGGGGAGGATTTGACGTACCTTCTTGCCGTGGCCAAGGAAAATGCCAGGCAGCAGGCTTTATAACGTACCGCTTTGGCCGAAGACGACTGAGGCTGTGCGTCGCGGTTCGCCCCCAACGCTGCGGTGTTCCATGTGGCAAGTCGGGATATGCTGGAGTTTGAAGAGCGAGCTCAAGAGTTAATTGGTCTGGAGTTTTCAATTTGCGAGATAAAAATGGCCGATTGAGGAGGCCCACCACCACCTCGAAAGACAGCTCTTTGCACAGCCGCGCTTATGCTCCAGGAAACGTTCAAGGCGCTTGTGGCTGTGGCCAAGTCGATCTGACATGATCCGCTGGCGTTGCCGGCGGGTGACAGCATCAGAGACAGTGTCGCCGGAAATTCTTTCCTTTATTTTTGACATGGGGAAGAAATTCCGGCGAACGCCGTGACGATGATTTCGTTGCGCGCGCTCAGACGAAGAGAGCGCGATCAACGCGACCATGACACGTAAAACGTGACAGTGTTCGTCGCTCCCTCTCCCGGAAAATCCTCCGAATCTTAATGCGGTAGCGGCATTCGCTTTGTCGAAGAGAACCGCCTGCATCCCTTTCGGGCTTCAGGCGGGCACCAAGCAAAGTCCCCTGCCGCAGTGGCCTGCGGCACCATCGCACTGGCAGGAGGGAATACATACGAGTAAAATGATATTGACAATCAAAATCGATTATGCAAATAAAGAAAAGACGGTTCATTCTTGAGGATTGTCATGAAATATCAGATGGATGTTGTGGGTGACAAGAAAGGACGAGCACCTCGTGTCGATTACCGGATTGAGGCCGGGCACGGGGTGATGACCACCGCGAGCCGGGTCGTTCCCCTGCGCCCGGGGTTTCTCTTGAACATATCGGCCGTGCGGCCGGGCATCGGAGCCCGGTTCAGGTTTGAAATCGGCAAGGCTCCCGTGCAGTTCGGATTTATCGTATCCGGTTCGAATCGCTGTACCTACCATGACGGTCGCCTGAAGAACGAGACACACCTCCTGCAGCAGGGAAGCAATGGCATTTATTATTTCCCGCAAACATCCGGCATCATCGAAAGTGACAATGACGCTGGCGTATTTGTCGTAAGTATTTTAACGACAGCCAATTTTTTGGATAAGTATTTTCAAAATGACACAAGGGCATTATCTCATGCCTTTAAAAATGTCATCTGCGAGAAAGGAGCGCAATTTTTTTGGCGCGGCAAGGCAAGTCCTGCCAAAATGGCCCTTCTCTCGCAGATAATACAAAACAACTATTCAGGAGCGGTTCAGAAACTGTTTCTGGAAAGCCGCGTGTTGGAACTCATGGCCTGGCAGTTGCACGAATGCCTCGACACGGCATCTGCTGACAGCCAGGATCGATGCTCTCTCAAAAAAACGGATGTGGAACGCATCAGGGCCGCCAGGGAACTGCTGCTGAGGGACTTCGACCATCCGCCAAGCGTGGCCATGCTGGCCAGGATGGTCGGCATCAATGAGAAAAAGCTCAAAGCCGGCTTCAAGCAAGTGTTTGGCCAGCCTGTTTTCGAATCCTTCCGGGACTACCGCTTGGAGCGGGCCAGGGAAATGCTCGTTTCCGGCGCAGTGACCGTAAGCGAAGCCGCCTACCAGATCGGATACCAGAGCCTGAGCCATTTCAGCCGGGCCTTTCGGGAACGGTATGGCCTGAACCCCAAGGAGTACGGCCGCCTCCGGGGCACGGCTTAGGAACTCCCGCTGCCGGCCAGCGCGCGGGACCGTTTAAAAAAAGGAGATTTCCTCGTTCGGAAAGGCTTCCCGGTTTCTCAGGCAGCCTGAAAAGTTTCCCCGCCCGGATCAAGAATTGTCCCGGTGCGGGTTAGCGCGAAAAAGTGCGCCCCTGTATTGATCATGAAAATCAATTTCGCCTGACGGCCAGCACCACGTCGCCGGAATACCCGGGGCAGCGGTTTCAAAGACTGATTCCCGGGCGAAGCGCAGGCACAGGGGGTATCGCTCATGCGCGCGTTGCGACTTTCCATCCTGTTTCTCTTGCTGTTTTCCGGCGTCACCTTTGCCGAGGACAAGGCGGACGAGGAGAAAACCAGAGCCGGCGAAATGAGAACCCATGTCCTCGAACCGGTGACCGTGACCGCCACCAAGCGCGAGGAACGCCTGGAAAAGGTGCCCGCCAGCATGTCCACGGTGTCCGACGTCGAGATCGAAGAGATGGGCGCCTGGAAGCTCGGTGAGGTCCTGGACACCGGTCCTCGCCAAGCGGCTCGATATCCGGGACGCCTGGCGGGCGGTCTTTCCCGGCCATCCCGAACTGGCCCAGGGTAGTCTGGCCGTGGTCGGGCCACTCGCCCGGGATGGCGCTTCCCGAGGGGCGCTACGGGCGGCCTATGTCCGGGCGACCGGCTGGGTGGCGGCGCATCCCCGGGAAGCCGTGGCCCTGGCCGGGGAGATCTTCCCCGCCCTGGGTTCCCAGGCCGTGGACGGCGTTTTACCTGGCGCGGACATTCGGCTCGTCATGGGACCGGAGGGTGAGGAGGCGGCCCGGTTTTTCCTCGAACTGCTCCATGACATGTCGCCGGCGAGCATCGGTGGCCGGCTGCCCGGCCCGGAATTCTTCGAGGTCGCCGCATGAGATGGGACGGGATCGCCGGACGGCTGTGCGGTTTGGCCGCGCTCCTTGGCGCCTGGGAGGCGGCTTCACGCCAGGGCCACGGCATTGCCGTGGCCTCGCCCGGGGAGACGTTGGCGGCCTTGGCCGGACTGCTGGCCGGTTGGTATCCGGCGGCGCGGGCCTTCCTGATCCCGTCCCGGTGGATGCTGACCAGCGTTCCCGGGGTGGTGACGGTGATGCTCGGCATGCTGTGGTTTGGCCTGGGTTCGGCCATGGTCGTGGCCATCGGTGGCGCTCATGGTCGCGCCGACCATCCACGTGGCTGTCATCGAGGGCCTGGCCACCGTGGATGCGACGCTTTCGGAGATGGCCCGAGCCTACCGTTTCACCCCGGCTATGCGGCTTTGGCATGTTTACGCCCCGGCCATGGCCGCGCCGCTTTTCTCCGGTGGTGTGGTGGCCTTGGGCATGGCCATGCGGGTGGCGGTCCTGGCCGAGGCCCTGGGGGCAGGGGAGATCCTGGCCGTCCTGGGTCCAAGCGGCATCGGCAAGTCCACGCTGCTGCGGCTGGCGGCGCGGCTTTCCCGGCCGACCAGCGGCACGGTGATGCTGGCCGTGCGGCGCATCGGCTTCGTTTTCCAGGAGCCGCGCCTCCTGCCGTGGCGCACGGCCCTGGAAAACGTGGCGCTGCCCCTTTTGGCCATGGGCGTGCCTCTGGAACAGGCCAGGACCAGGGCCGCCGCCATGCTCGGCCGCATGGGCCTGGCTGCTTTCGCAACTTCCTGTCCGGAAACCCTTTCCGGCGGCATGCGCCAGCGCGTTTCCCTGGCTCGGGCCTTTGTGGTCGAACCCGAGTTGCTGCTCCTCGATGAACCGTTCACCGGACTTGATCCCGAGCTGCGCCTCTCCATGCGCCGCCATCTGGATGCCTTGCTGGCCGCGTCCGGTGCGGCGTCCCTGCATGTCACCCACGACATCGGGGACATCCCGGTGCGGACGAACCGGATACTGCGTCTCACGGCGGCGGGAGTGCGTTTTGAGCGCCCGTGTGACCTGGGAATGACCGTGTTGAAGGAGGCCTTATGAATCCGACGGAGGCCTTTTGGAATACCTTGCGTCAGTTCCGGGACGACACCCTGGTCATACAGCTGCTGCTCGTCGACATGGTCGCCACCCGGAAAATCCATTTCACTTTTGCCCTCCCGCCGGCTCGGCGCATGGCGTCCTTCTTTTTTATCCTGCTCGCCTTTCTTTTCCCCGTGCTGGGGCTGTTGACCGGCCACGGCATGATCGCCTTGCCAACCTCGCCCTGCCCCTTGGCCGGGTTATCGGCCTGTTCGGCACGGTCTGGGGCATCATGCATTCCTTCCACGCCATCGGGCAGATGCAATCCGCTTCCCTGGCCACCGTGGCCCCCGGCATTTCCGAGGCGCTCATCGCCACGGCCGTGGGTCTGGCCGTGGCCATCCCGGCCAGCGTGGCCTACAACATGTTTCTGGGAATGATCGAGTCCCTCGAAAGCCAGTACATCGGTTTCGCAGGCCTCCTGCTCAACCGGTTGCGCCAGGATGCCTGCACATACCCGCAGGGCATGGAGCTCACCTCTTTCCCAAAGCAGGTGTGTTCATGAGTGTCGCCGGCAGAAAGGGACGGTATGCCTCGGATATCAACGTGACACCGTTTGTCGATGTCATGCTGGGGCTGCTCATCATTTTCATGGTCACCGCGCCCATGATGACCGAAGGCATCGGCGTCGATTTGCCGCAGACAAGAACGGTGGAGGCTTTGCCGGTCGATGACGACCACATCGTCGTCGGCGTCGGCCCAACGGGCATGGTGTTTCTCGACGAGCAACGCGTGGCCTTGGAGGACTTGACGAGCAGGCTGCGCGGCCACATGTCCTCGGGACAAAAGGAGGTGTTTCGGCGTGGTGGCCGAACGGCCGGAGGAGGGAGGCCGGTAACCGTGCGAGCCGCCGATGTTCTCGTCTCCGTAAGCGCCCATGCAGCGTTCATTGCCATCCTGTTCCTGTGGCCGGTGGCGCAACCGGTTCCGCATCCGAAAATATTCACTGTGGGGATGGTGCAACTGGTCCGGCCCCTGTCCGCCGAATCGCCGTCCGCCGCGCCTGCTGCGGCGCATGCCTTGCCGAAGCGACCATGGCCGTACCGGCGTGGCATGAAGAGGCGATTGCCAAGGCGCATGACCGGGAATCGTTTGATTGTGGCGATGCCGCCTTGAACGATTTTTTGCGCCGTCATGCGCGCAAGAGCCATCTCCAGGAAGGAGCCAAGACGTTCCTTGCCATTGATGACAGGGATGGCAAGACGATCCTCGGCTTTTACAGCGTCAGTCCCGCCTCGATCGCCTATGAACGCACGCCGGAACTTATCACGCGCGGCCTTGCCCGCCATGAAGTGCCGGTTTTTCGACATACCGCATTTATCCCCAAAATAAACTTAAAAGGGGCTCCGAAAACAGGAACCCCTTAAAATCTTTGGCGCACTCTGCAGGATTCGAACCTGCAGCCGTCAACTTAGAAGGCCATTCCCAACAAAGTCATACGGCATTTTCCGGGTGTTGTTTTTCTACTCCACCGTCGTCAATGCTTTTCCTCACACCCACAGCAATCTCCGGACCAGATTCTACAGCCTGCCTCACGTTCTCCAGCTCCCGCTCCACCTGGGAGATATGGTTGTACATGGCCTTGGATGCCGCTTCGCCGTCTTTGCGTACAATGGCATCGATGATGTGTTGGTGGGCTCCCAGGACTTTTTCGGAAAACAACCGGCCTGGTTTGAGGTGGTGTTTGACGTCCGTCAACAAGCTGTTCACGAAATCCAGGATCATGACCAGGATGGGATTGCCCGTTTTTCGGGCCAGCAGGATGTGAAAATTGATTTCCGCTTTCGCCCCAACCAGATTCTTGTCCTCCCGGTAAACCTTTTGGCACTCTTCGTGGAGATCGAGCAGGTCCTGGGTGTCCTTTGCGTCAAACGTCTCGGCGGCGCGCCGGGCCAGGTAGGGTTCGATGATCTTGCGCACTTCCGACAGGTCGCGGATGGAAATATTCTGGAAGTGGAAAAAGCTTTGCAAAAAATCCCGGGCGGTCTCCGGATTCACTTCGGTGACCACCGGGCCGCCGCCTGCTCCCCGACGAATGTCGATGAGTCCCATGCCTTCCAGCGTGCGCAAGGCTTCCCGCAGGGTATGCTTGCTCACCCCGAACTGTTGGACAAGATCCTTTTCCGGGGGCAGGGCTTCGCCGGACTTGATCTGGCCTTGCAGGATGGCCTCGCGGATCTGACGGATGATCAGGGTCGAAATCTTATCTTTCTTGGTGGTCTTGAACATGTGCTGATCCATGGTTGTTGCTCGTGACAGGGCGTCGCGCCGGCTTGCGTCGCCTCCCTGAAGCGGGCATGTCGGTCTGCCGGGTATAGGGGTATATAGCCAAGCCGCCCCGACAGTCCAGTGTTTGTGCCCCGCCCTGGTGCGCATCGGTCCGTTCCACACGCTTTCCCGAAAAATTACCTCTGATTTCAGTCTATTGTTGCCGGCTCGAACAGGAATAGTGTTATATTTGAATATAAGTTTATTTTAGCAAAAAGGCAAACCCCGACGCGAAACATTTTCTCGTGGCTGCGACAGCCAAATTCGGCAAACAAAGCCTGTGATCTCAAATGGTCACACTAATTATCCATATATTTTAAAATTTGGTTGAAATCGCCATCCCCCTGTTGTAGCGTGTCCCCATCGAGCGCCCCCGTGCGACTCCGGGGCGCCGGGGCCGGCAGACGGCCGGGCAGCGGGCGCGAGGGCCGCCCCAGGAACCGACCAGGCGGGTGTCCGAGGTGTCGGAAGACGGCTGCGGTACGGCCGGCCGAAGCGGGTCGCAAACGCGTCGCCGCGGCAGCGACGAATCGCGGAGAAGACACGGGCTGCGCGCAGCATGCGTCGGCATGGAATGCGGGCGGACGACACGAAAAAGACTGTTTGAGAACGACCGGAGACGCTCTGAGAACCAACGGTGGCCGGGAAGACTTTTCTGGGCCGATGATCGCAACAAAGGAGATGGGAGACATGACGACGCGTACCTTCAACATGCCGGCGACAGTGCATATCGGTGTGAACGCAGCGGCCGAGGTCGGTCCGGCCGCCGCACGACAGGGCGCGAGCAGGGCGCTGCTGGTGACGGATCAGGTGCTCATCGACACGGGCACCATCGAGCCGGTGTTCGCCTCGTTGCGGCAAGCCGGCATCCCGGTCGAAATCTATGCCGGCGTGGACAAGGAACCCACCCTGACCCACGTGCGGGACGGCTTGGACATCATCCGGCGCGGCCGGTGCGATCTGGTCATCGGTTGCGGCGGCGGCAGCTCCCTCGACGTGGCCAAGGCCGTCTCCGTCATGGCCACCAATCCCGGCGTGATCCAGGAGTACATGGGGGCCGACAAGGTGAGGCAAAAGGGCCTGCCGCTTTTCGCCGTGCCGACCACGGCCGGTACCGGCAGTGAAGCCACCCTGTTCACCATCATCACCGATACCGAGCATGACGTGAAAATGCTCATCGGCAGCCCCTACCTCATGCCGCAGGTCGCTTTCGTCGATCCCGGCCTGACCCTGGCCATGCCCCGGGGGCTGACGGCGGCAACCGGCCTCGACGCCCTGACCCACGCCATCGAGGCCTATGTCTCGCGCAAGGCCCAGCCCATGACGGACGTGCTGGCGCTTTCCGCCGTGGGCCTCATCTCCCGCAATCTGCCCAAGGCCTGGCAGCGGCCGGACGACCTCGAGGCCCGGTCCCAGACCATGCTCGGCGCACTCCAGGCCGGCATCGCCTTTTCCAACGCCTCGGTCGCCCTGGTCCACGGTATGTCCCGACCGGTGGGGGCGCTTTTTCATGTGGCCCACGGCATCTCCAACGCCGCCCTGCTCGGCGTGGTCATGGAGTTTTCCCTGCCCGG
This DNA window, taken from Solidesulfovibrio sp., encodes the following:
- a CDS encoding FadR/GntR family transcriptional regulator, coding for MFKTTKKDKISTLIIRQIREAILQGQIKSGEALPPEKDLVQQFGVSKHTLREALRTLEGMGLIDIRRGAGGGPVVTEVNPETARDFLQSFFHFQNISIRDLSEVRKIIEPYLARRAAETFDAKDTQDLLDLHEECQKVYREDKNLVGAKAEINFHILLARKTGNPILVMILDFVNSLLTDVKHHLKPGRLFSEKVLGAHQHIIDAIVRKDGEAASKAMYNHISQVERELENVRQAVESGPEIAVGVRKSIDDGGVEKQHPENAV
- a CDS encoding iron-containing alcohol dehydrogenase; translation: MTTRTFNMPATVHIGVNAAAEVGPAAARQGASRALLVTDQVLIDTGTIEPVFASLRQAGIPVEIYAGVDKEPTLTHVRDGLDIIRRGRCDLVIGCGGGSSLDVAKAVSVMATNPGVIQEYMGADKVRQKGLPLFAVPTTAGTGSEATLFTIITDTEHDVKMLIGSPYLMPQVAFVDPGLTLAMPRGLTAATGLDALTHAIEAYVSRKAQPMTDVLALSAVGLISRNLPKAWQRPDDLEARSQTMLGALQAGIAFSNASVALVHGMSRPVGALFHVAHGISNAALLGVVMEFSLPGNPKRYADIARAMGVDCPAQADDATVAQAGADAVKGLIVALEVPGLQQLGVSREKLDPVVAKMAEDALASGSPGNNPRLARKQEIIELYYAAL